The DNA sequence GGATCCCGAGGCGCGTCGAGCCGCGCTCCTGCGCCACGAGCAGCGCGAGGACCAGCACCGCGAGGGCGTCACGCGCGGAGGGGTCGAGCTCCGCTGGGAGAGCGCTCAGCTCGTGGGCGCGCAGCGCGAGCGCGCGGTCCAGCTCGAGCGCGTCGCAGACCTGCAGCAAGGGCGCGTCGAAGGGCGGAGCAGCCGCGTGCGCGCGTGCCCACCGGGCGTGACCCGCACCTCCCGGATGCAGGCTCATGGGCGCGCCCCCTGGCTACTGGCGCGTGCGAACGACGTCTCGCGAAGCTCCCGCTCCCAGCGGGTCACGTCGTCGAAGGACGGTCGCTCGAACACCACCCCGGCTTCGCCTCGCGCGAGGGGACGGAGGAACGCGTAGAGGTGCCCCCCGAAGCGCTGCTCGTACGCGTCCGCGTCCCAGACGTCGAGCAGGCGCAGCACGCCCAGGGTGTACAGCTTGATCTGCAGCGCGTAGTGGGCGCGTACGTGCTCGGCGAGCAGCTCGAGGCCCCCGGCCACCCGGTCGCTCTTCCAGTCGAGGAAGTACACCGCGCCTTCGTGCTCGAAGACCACGTCCACGACGCCCCGCACGACCCCCCGCTGCACACGAAACGGCGGCGGCGACGCGTCGCCGAGCCCAGCGGGGAGCTCGCCGCCCTGCGTGAGGCTGGGGTGCTGCGCCTCGGGGATGGGGAACTGGAAGCTCATCTCGCGCACGACGCGCGTCGCGTCGACCAACGGCACGGAGGCCCTGCGGGTGGGCAGCGGGCGGCGCAGGGCGTGGTACAGGAGCTCGGCGGCCGTGGGCACGTGCGTAACGTCCACGCCGTTGCGCGTGGCGCAGTTGTCGAGCAAGGCGCGCAGCTCGGCGCCGCCCGGGGCCGCGTGGAGCATCTCCTCAGGGGCACCCACGCGCGCGACGTAGCGCAGGTCGACCCGCTCGAGGGCCTCGTGGAGAAACAGCCCGGTGGCAGCCCCGCCCGGCAGGTCGAGCGCGGCAGGCGCCCCTTCGTGAGGGTCCACCATCGCGGACGCGCCCGCGTCGTGCACGTCGGCCTTGAGCTCCTCGTGCGGTGTGCTCTCGCTGAGGCGACGGTAGCCACCGCCCGCCATGCGAGAGTAGGACGTGGCGAGCGGCCCGCGGTGCCGTTCGCGCAGCGCGACGAACTCACTGGCCGGGAGCGGCGCCGGCCCCGCGAGCAGGAGGTCGCCCGCGGGCTCGGCGCGCAGGAGGTCGTTGGCCCGCTCGGCGCGCACCGCGGGGGCCCCTGGCGCCGCTGCAGGAGCGACGGCTGGAGGTCCAGCGTCGAGCCGCTCGTCCTGCAGCGCGCTCCCACCGGCCACCGCGGCGCGGACCGTGAGAAACGTGGGCCGCGCGTCGAGCAAGGCCTCCAGCGCCCCTTGGACGGGCTGATACCCCGCCTTGCGGTGCAGCCGGTAGCCGCCCGCGCCGCCGTCGTCCCCGAAGTACGGCAGGTACAACCGCGAGCGCGCGCGCGTGAGCGCGACGTACAGCAGCCGCTCGTCCTCCTCGCGCTGCTCCCGTTGGACGTCCGCTTCCACGCCTGCCGAGAGCGGGCGCATGAACGCCTCACGCCGACCGTCCACGTGACGCACGCGCGGCCCCGGCCCCGGGCGGTCGGAGCTCGCGAGCCCCCCGAGCACGAACACGACCTCTGCCTCCAGCCCCTTCGACTTGTGCATGGTGAGCAGCTGTACGGCGGGCCCGTCCGTGGCGACGCGCTCGATGTCGTCGGAGACCTGCGGCCCAGCCTGGCGCGCGATGAGCTGCTGGAAGTCCACCACCAGCTCGTCCACGGTGCGCCTCCGGCCGTGCGAGCGTGCCAGCAGGACGTCCACCAGGTGCTGGTAGTTCGTGAGCTGGCGCGCGCTCTCCGACGCGAAGAGCTCCCGCCTCGCGAGACCGCTGGTGTGCAGCAGCTCGTGCGCGAAGCCCGCGTAGTCGCGCAGCTCGCAGCGCTCGCGCAGGCGCATCAGCCGCGCCACGAGTGGGTGATCGTCGTGCAGCTCTTCGTCGCCGCGCAGGTCGCCGAGCGACAGCCCGAAGAAGGGCGTCAGCCAGGCCTTGAGCCGCGCGCTGCGG is a window from the Sandaracinaceae bacterium genome containing:
- a CDS encoding UvrD-helicase domain-containing protein translates to MSQPRRFARPQVLDELPLASHAWIEASAGTGKTYTLEHLIVDLIVRAGARLDEIVVLTFTEKATLEMRERVRETLVALVHAGPEDPRVDPPPEDNAWTLDEGAMERLREAVEGFEAASIYTIHGYCQRVLQEHAFRSRGLFEQTLAESRLHFQRAVRAVLREALRPSDPAHAVLRAALRVDTPEGLTATLNAWASEPGVLMPPASLERVRELAEGCAALPRRHALLAAARQETARTRDSLTGHLEALHACAQQVLGAEDLMAAAAAIAAWCERPQGTKTALDWVNGRREKNPALAHALAPFDALLESIPHFSMLVVQTLLPRVLARADESKRAARELDFDDLLTRLRDALRGEGGVGLTAALRAQHRFAIIDEFQDTDATQWEIFRRLFFDGNDDPRRLPIAQRRALYLIGDPKQAIYAFRGADVHTYLAARDALAPHVTRVVLRHNFRSTDAMIGAYNAVFARGFFTGSIRYDAPVDCGDPRLRAQHLDGSPAVPLVLLRPAATNGSDKLNAFGARVALADTVADEIEALLSEGPRSLVVGRDGALRRLHPGDIYVLGRNGSDLDGVHDRLAARGVPCAYFKRHGLYQTREAEDLLMVLRAVADPGDRSARLKAWLTPFFGLSLGDLRGDEELHDDHPLVARLMRLRERCELRDYAGFAHELLHTSGLARRELFASESARQLTNYQHLVDVLLARSHGRRRTVDELVVDFQQLIARQAGPQVSDDIERVATDGPAVQLLTMHKSKGLEAEVVFVLGGLASSDRPGPGPRVRHVDGRREAFMRPLSAGVEADVQREQREEDERLLYVALTRARSRLYLPYFGDDGGAGGYRLHRKAGYQPVQGALEALLDARPTFLTVRAAVAGGSALQDERLDAGPPAVAPAAAPGAPAVRAERANDLLRAEPAGDLLLAGPAPLPASEFVALRERHRGPLATSYSRMAGGGYRRLSESTPHEELKADVHDAGASAMVDPHEGAPAALDLPGGAATGLFLHEALERVDLRYVARVGAPEEMLHAAPGGAELRALLDNCATRNGVDVTHVPTAAELLYHALRRPLPTRRASVPLVDATRVVREMSFQFPIPEAQHPSLTQGGELPAGLGDASPPPFRVQRGVVRGVVDVVFEHEGAVYFLDWKSDRVAGGLELLAEHVRAHYALQIKLYTLGVLRLLDVWDADAYEQRFGGHLYAFLRPLARGEAGVVFERPSFDDVTRWERELRETSFARASSQGARP